A genomic region of Podarcis raffonei isolate rPodRaf1 chromosome 13, rPodRaf1.pri, whole genome shotgun sequence contains the following coding sequences:
- the LOC128400062 gene encoding angiogenin-like, giving the protein MMPFKGSGLVLLTFLVSVLALGAYCETPYEKFLRQHYDNPKSNVGKQYCDVMMKRRGLDKPACKEVNTFIHNTKNNIIAVCTASGGKDYGNGLRISLRPFTVTTCKLKGGSTCPPCKYSDNKSFRYIVIACNQNGKPVHFDESIIVS; this is encoded by the coding sequence ATGATGCCTTTCAAGGGATCTGGCCTTGTGCTCCTCACCTTTCTGGTGTCTGTTCTGGCACTGGGAGCCTATTGTGAAACCCCCTATGAGAAGTTCCTAAGGCAGCACTACGATAATCCCAAGAGCAACGTTGGAAAGCAGTATTGTGATGTCATGATGAAAAGACGCGGGCTGGACAAACCAGCATGCAAGGAAGTGAACACCTTCATCCACAACACCAAGAATAACATCATAGCTGTGTGCACTGCATCTGGAGGGAAGGATTATGGAAACGGGCTGAGGATCAGTCTCCGCCCCTTCACTGTCACCACCTGCAAGCTCAAAGGCGGCTCAACTTGCCCACCTTGCAAGTACTCTGATAACAAATCCTTCAGATACATCGTCATTGCCTGTAATCAGAATGGGAAGCCTGTGCACTTTGATGAAAGCATCATTGTATCATAG